Proteins found in one Amphiprion ocellaris isolate individual 3 ecotype Okinawa chromosome 22, ASM2253959v1, whole genome shotgun sequence genomic segment:
- the arl8 gene encoding ADP-ribosylation factor-like 8, translating into MGLIFAKLWSFFCNQEHKVIIVGLDNAGKTTILYQFLMNEVVHTSPTIGSNVEEIVVKNTHFLMWDIGGQESLRSSWNTYYSNTEFIILVVDSTDRERLAISKEELYRMLAHEDLRKAAVLIFANKQDMKDCMSAAEISKYLTLSSIKDHPWHIQSCCALTGEGLCQGLEWMTSRAGLR; encoded by the exons agcACAAGGTGATCATTGTGGGACTTGACAATGCAGGGAAAACCACTATCCTCTACCAATT TCTGATGAACGAGGTGGTCCACACGTCACCCACCATCGGAAGCAACGTGGAAGAAATAGTGGTGAAGAACACCCACTTCCTGATGTGGGACATAGGAGGGCAGGAGTCTCTCAGGTCCTCCTGGAACACCTACTACTCCAACACAGAG ttcaTCATTCTGGTGGTGGACAGCACAGACCGAGAGAGGCTGGCCATCTCCAAAGAGGAGCTCTACAGGATGCTGGCTCATGAG GACCTGCGGAAAGCAGCTGTGTTGATATTTGCCAATAAGCAGGATATGAAGGACTGCATGTCTGCAGCAGAGATCTCCAAATACCTCACCCTGAGCTCCATCAAAGACCACCCCTGGCACATACAGTCCTGCTGTGCACTGACAGGAGAGGG attatGCCAAGGCCTTGAGTGGATGACCTCCAGAGCTGGACTCAGATAG
- the maf1b gene encoding MAF1 homolog, negative regulator of RNA polymerase III b, giving the protein MKLLENSSFEALSSRLCVETGESRILGRIESYSCKMAGDDKHMFKQFCQEGEPHVLEALSPPQSTSATSPSQLGKSSEDGENPLSDKCCRKTLFYLITTLNESFRPDYDFSAARAHEFSREPSLNWVANAVNSSLFSAVGEEFNSLGPELWNAIDQEINLQGCDIYSYNPDLDSDPFGEEGSLWSFNYFFYNKKLKRIVFFTFRSVSVLSGYGRGCLDNELDMELDDEEEMDGFTEDRFPRALCV; this is encoded by the exons ATGAAACTGTTGGAAAACTCCAGCTTTGAAGCCCTCAGCTCCCGGCTGTGTGTTGAAACTGGAGAGTCTCGGATCCTTGGCAG GATCGAAAGCTACTCCTGTAAGATGGCAGGAGATGATAAACACATGTTCAAGCAGTTCTGCCAGGAGGGGGAGCCCCACGTCCTGGAGGCCCTCTCCCCCCCTCAGTCCACCAGCGCCACCAGCCCCTCACA GCTGGGGAAGAGCAGCGAGGACGGAGAAAACCCTCTGAGTGACAAGTGTTGCAGGAAGACTCTCTTCTACCTCATCACCACACTCAACGAGTCCTTCAGGCCCGACTACGACTTCAGTGCAGCACGCGCTCACGAGTTCAGCCGAGAGCCCAGCCTCAACTGG GTGGCTAATGCGGTAAACAGCAGCCTGTTCTCGGCTGTGGGTGAGGAGTTCAACTCTCTGGGGCCCGAGCTGTGGAACGCCATCGACCAGGAGATCAACCTGCAGGGCTGTGACATTTACAG CTACAACCCTGATCTGGACTCAGACCCTTTTGGTGAAGAGGGAAGCCTCTGGTCCTTCAACTACTTCTTCTacaacaagaaactgaagaggATTGTATTCTTCACATTTCGCTCTGTCAG CGTGCTGAGTGGATACGGCCGTGGTTGTCTCGACAACGAGTTGGACATGGAGCTGGATGATGAAGAGGAGATGGATGGCTTCACTGAGGACAG GTTTCCCAGAGCTCTGTGCGTGTAG